The Neobacillus sp. PS3-34 genome has a window encoding:
- a CDS encoding multidrug efflux SMR transporter codes for MMAWVFLVLAGFGEIGFVIFTKMSEGFKRHQFTALSMAAGFFSLFFLSRALMTISIGTGYAIWTGIGAAGSVILGMLFFGESRNKKRILFIAMIIFSVIGLKLIASE; via the coding sequence ATGATGGCTTGGGTTTTCTTAGTACTTGCAGGTTTCGGAGAAATAGGATTTGTGATCTTTACTAAAATGTCAGAAGGGTTCAAACGGCATCAATTTACAGCACTCTCAATGGCAGCGGGCTTTTTTAGTTTGTTTTTTTTATCCAGGGCCCTGATGACCATTTCCATCGGTACGGGCTATGCCATTTGGACGGGGATTGGTGCAGCAGGAAGTGTTATATTGGGAATGCTCTTCTTCGGTGAATCAAGAAACAAAAAGCGAATTCTATTTATTGCCATGATTATTTTTAGCGTGATTGGATTAAAATTAATTGCTTCTGAATGA
- a CDS encoding multidrug efflux SMR transporter, which produces MAWMYLFIAGLSEIGWAFGLKHSNGFTEPLPSAVTVILIIFSFILFAKAMKTIPIGTAYAVFTGIGAAGTVAVEMIIFHHVDGTKLFFWECLLLELSASNSPLGMKLTW; this is translated from the coding sequence ATGGCATGGATGTATTTATTCATTGCGGGTTTAAGTGAGATAGGGTGGGCGTTTGGGCTTAAACATTCGAACGGTTTTACAGAGCCGCTTCCAAGCGCGGTGACGGTGATATTGATCATATTCAGCTTTATTCTTTTTGCCAAAGCAATGAAGACTATTCCTATTGGTACGGCATATGCCGTATTTACCGGAATAGGGGCAGCGGGAACGGTGGCCGTGGAAATGATTATTTTCCATCATGTAGACGGCACGAAGCTTTTTTTCTGGGAATGCTTATTGCTGGAATTATCGGCCTCAAACTCACCACTGGGGATGAAACTGACATGGTGA